In Balaenoptera ricei isolate mBalRic1 chromosome 7, mBalRic1.hap2, whole genome shotgun sequence, a single window of DNA contains:
- the OBSL1 gene encoding obscurin-like protein 1 isoform X2 — translation MKAGSGDQGSPPCFLRFPRPVRVVSGAEAELKCVVLGEPPPIVVWEKGGQQLAASERLSFPADGAEHSLLLSGALPTDAGVYVCRARNAAGEAYAAAAVTVLEPPAPEREPQPAERPRPPPGAGEGAPVFLTGPRSQWVLRGAEVVLECQVGGLPAPTLYWEKDGMALDEVWDSSHFSLEPGRAEGRPGASLALRILAARLPDSGVYVCHARNAHGHARAGALLQVQQPPESPPEDPDEAPNPVVEPLKCAPKTFWVNEGKHAKFRCYVMGKPEPEIEWLWEGHPLLPDRRRLMYRDRDGGFVLKVLYCQAKDRGLYVCAARNSAGQTLSAVQLHVKEPRLRFTRPLQDVEGREHGIVVLECKVPNSRIPTAWFREDQRLLPCRKYEQIEEGTVRRLIIHRLKADDDGVYLCEMRGRVRTVANVTVKGPILKRLPRKLDVFEGENAVLLVETREAGVEGRWSRDGEDLPATCQSSSGHMHALVLPGVTREDAGEVTFSLGNSRTTTLLRVKCVKHNPPGPPVLAEMFKGHRNTVLLTWKPPEPAPETPFIYRLERQEVGSEDWIQCFSIEKAGAVEVPGDCVPSEGDYRFRVCTVSEHGRSSHVVFHGSAHLVPTARLVAGLDDVQVYDGEDAVFSLDLSTIIQGTWFLNGEELKSNEPEGQVEPGALRYRVEQKGLQHRLILKAVKHQDSGALVGFSCPGVQDSAALTIQESPVHILSPQDKVSLTFTTSERVVLTCELSRVDFPASWYKDGQKVEESESLVVKMDGCKHRLIMPEAQVQDSGEFECRTEGVSAFFSVSVQDPPVHILDPREHVFVHAITSECVMLTCEVDREEAPVHWYKDGQEVEESDFVVLENEGPHHRLVLPAAQPPDGGEFQCVAGDERAYFTVTITDVSSWIVYPSGKVYVAAVRLERVVLTCELCRPWAEVRWTKDGEEVVESPALLLQKEDTVRRLVLPAVQLEDSGEYLCEIDDESASFTVTVTEPPVRIIYPRDEVTLVAVSLECVVLMCELSREDAPVRWYKDGLEVEESEALVLESDGPRRRLVLPAAQPEDGGEFVCDAGDDSAFFTVTVTATPERIVHPAARSLDLQFGAPGRVELRCEVAPAGSQVRWYKDGLEVEASDALQLGAKGPTRTLTLPHAQPEDAGEYVCETRDEAVTFNVSLAEPPVQFLAPEAAPSPLCVAPGEPLVLSCELSRAGALVFWNHNGRPVQEGEGLELRAEGPRRVLCIRAADPVHAGLYTCQSGAAPGAPSLSFTVQVAEPPVRVVDPEAAQTRVRSTPGGDLELAVHLSRPGGPVRWYKDGERLASQGRVQLEQDGARQVLRVQGARSRDAGEYLCDTPQDSRIFLVSVEEPPPVKLGSELTPLTVHEGDDATFRCEVSPPDADVTWLHNGAIVTPGPQLEVAQNGSSRILTVRGCQLEDAGTVTAQAGGTSTSARLHVRETELLFLRRLQDVRAEEGQDVCLEVETGRVGAAGAVRWVRGGAPLPPDSRLSTAQDGHVYRLFIHGVVLADQGTYGCESHHDRTLARLSVKPRQLRVLRPLEDVTVIEGGSATFQLELSQEDVTGEWARGGVRLQPGPTCQIHAEGHAHCLVLSGLGLADSGCVSFTVDALRCAARLTVREAPVTIVRGPQDLEVTEGDTATFECELSQALADVTWEKDGQPLTPSPRLRLQALGTRRLLQLRRCGPLDSGTYSCVVGMARAGPVHLVVRERKVSVLSELRSVSAREGDGATFECTVSEVETTGSWELGGRPLRPGGRVRIRQEGKKHILVLSELRAEDSGEVRFQAGPAQSVAQLEVEALPVQICRRPPREKTVLVGRRAVLEVTVSRSGGQVCWLREGVALCPGDKYELRSHGHTHSLVIHDVRPEDQGTYCCQAGQDSAHTRLMVEGS, via the exons ATGAAGGCGGGCTCGGGGGACCAGGGGAGCCCCCCGTGCTTCCTGCGCTTCCCGCGGCCCGTGCGGGTGGTAAGTGGCGCCGAGGCCGAGCTCAAGTGCGTGGTGCTGGGGGAGCCTCCGCCCATTGTCGTGTGGGAGAAGGGCGGGCAGCAGCTGGCGGCCTCGGAGCGCCTGAGCTTCCCGGCGGACGGCGCCGAGCACAGCCTGCTGCTGAGCGGCGCGCTGCCCACCGACGCGGGGGTCTACGTGTGCCGCGCCCGCAATGCGGCCGGGGAGGCCTACGCGGCGGCCGCCGTCACCGTGCTGGAGCCGCCGGCCCCCGAGCGCGAGCCCCAGCCTGCCGAACGCCCGCGGCCGCCGCCCGGGGCCGGGGAGGGCGCCCCGGTGTTCCTGACGGGGCCCCGGTCCCAGTGGGTGCTGCGGGGGGCGGAGGTGGTGCTGGAGTGCCAGGTGGGGGGCCTCCCCGCGCCAACGCTGTACTGGGAGAAGGACGGGATGGCGCTGGACGAAGTGTGGGACAGTAGCCACTTCTCCCTCGAACCTGGCCGCGCGGAGGGCCGCCCGGGCGCGAGCCTGGCGCTGCGCATCCTGGCGGCGCGGCTGCCCGACTCCGGCGTCTACGTGTGCCACGCCCGCAACGCGCACGGCCACGCGCGGGCCGGCGCGCTGCTGCAGGTGCAACAGCCCCCCGAGAGCCCGCCCGAGGACCCGGACGAGGCCCCCAACCCCGTGGTGGAGCCGCTCAAGTGCGCGCCCAAGACCTTCTGGGTGAACGAGGGCAAGCACGCCAAGTTCCGCTGCTACGTGATGGGCAAGCCCGAGCCCGAGATCGAATGGCTCTGGGAGGGCCACCCGCTGCTCCCTGACCGCCGCCGCCTCATGTACCGCGACCGCGACGGCGGCTTCGTGCTCAAGGTGCTCTACTGCCAGGCCAAGGATCGCGGGCTCTACGTGTGTGCCGCGCGCAACTCGGCGGGCCAGACGCTCAGTGCCGTGCAGCTGCATGTCAAAG AGCCTCGCCTCCGCTTCACGAGGCCCCTGCAGGACGTGGAGGGCCGGGAGCATGGGATTGTGGTGCTGGAGTGTAAAGTCCCCAACTCCCGCATTCCCACGGCCTGGTTCCGCGAGGACCAGCGGCTGCTGCCCTGCCGCAAGTACGAGCAGATAGAGGAGGGCACGGTCCGGCGCCTCATCATCCATAGGCTGAAGGCAGATGACGACGGAGTTTACCTGTGCGAGATGCGCGGCCGGGTGCGCACCGTGGCCAACGTGACGGTCAAAG GGCCCATCCTGAAGCGGCTGCCCCGGAAGCTCGATGTTTTTGAGGGAGAGAACGCGGTGCTGCTGGTGGAGACCCGCGAGGCTGGGGTGGAAGGGCGCTGGAGTCGAGATGGGGAAGACCTGCCAGCCACCTGCCAGAGCAGCTCCGGCCACATGCATGCCCTGGTCCTTCCAGGGGTCACCCGAGAAGATGCTGGCGAGGTCACCTTCAGCCTGGGCAACTCCCGTACCACCACTCTGCTCAGAGTCAAAT GCGTCAAGCACAATCCCCCGGGACCCCCAGTGTTGGCAGAAATGTTCAAGGGCCACAGGAACACGGTCCTGCTGACCTGGAAGCCTCCCGAGCCAGCTCCCGAGACCCCCTTCATCTACCGGCTGGAACGGCAGGAGGTAGGCTCAGAAGACTGGATCCAGTGCTTCAGCATTGAGAAAGCTGGGGCCGTGGAGGTGCCGGGAGACTGTGTGCCCTCCGAGGGCGACTACCGCTTCCGCGTCTGCACCGTCAGCGAACATGGCCGCAGCTCCCATGTTGTGTTCCATGGGTCTGCTCACCTCG TGCCCACAGCACGCCTGGTGGCCGGTCTGGACGACGTGCAGGTGTATGACGGGGAAGATGCCGTCTTCTCCCTCGATCTCTCCACCATCATCCAGGGCACCTGGTTCCTTAATGGGGAAGAGCTCAAGAGTAATGAGCCAGAGGGCCAGGTGGAGCCTGGGGCCCTGCGGTACCGGGTGGAGCAGAAGGGCCTGCAGCACAGACTCATCCTGAAAGCTGTCAAGCACCAGGACAGCGGGGCCCTGGTTGGCTTCAGCTGCCCAGGTGTGCAGGACTCGGCTGCCCTCACCATCCAAG AGAGCCCGGTGCACATCCTGAGCCCCCAGGACAAGGTGTCGTTGACCTTCACGACCTCGGAGCGGGTGGTACTGACCTGTGAGCTCTCCCGGGTGGACTTCCCAGCGAGCTGGTACAAGGACGGGCAGAAGGTGGAGGAGAGCGAGTCGCTGGTGGTGAAGATGGATGGGTGCAAACACCGCCTGATCATGCCTGAGGCCCAGGTCCAGGACAGTGGCGAGTTTGAGTGCAGAACGGAAGGGGTCTCAGCCTTCTTCAGCGTCTCCGTCCAAG ACCCCCCCGTGCACATCCTGGATCCCCGGGAGCACGTGTTTGTGCACGCCATAACCTCCGAGTGCGTCATGCTGACCTGTGAGGTGGACCGGGAGGAAGCCCCCGTGCACTGGTACAAGGACGGGCAGGAGGTGGAAGAGAGCGACTTCGTGGTGCTGGAGAACGAGGGGCCCCATCACCGCCTGGTGCTGCCCGCCGCCCAGCCTCCAGATGGGGGCGAGTTCCAGTGCGTCGCTGGGGACGAGCGCGCCTACTTCACCGTGACCATCACAG ATGTCTCCTCGTGGATCGTGTACCCCAGCGGCAAGGTGTACGTGGCAGCCGTGCGCCTGGAGCGCGTGGTGCTGACCTGCGAGCTCTGCCGGCCCTGGGCCGAGGTGCGCTGGACCAAGGATGGCGAAGAGGTGGTGGAGAGCCCCGCGCTGCTCCTGCAGAAGGAGGACACCGTCCGCCGCCTGGTGCTGCCCGCCGTCCAGCTGGAGGACTCGGGCGAGTACTTGTGTGAAATCGATGACGAGTCTGCCTCTTTCACCGTCACTGTCACAG AACCCCCGGTGCGCATCATATACCCCCGGGACGAGGTGACCTTGGTCGCCGTGAGCTTGGAGTGTGTGGTGCTGATGTGTGAGCTGTCGCGGGAGGACGCCCCCGTGCGCTGGTACAAGGATgggctggaggtggaggagagCGAGGCTCTGGTGCTGGAGAGTGATGGGCCCCGCCGCCGCCTGGTGCTACCTGCTGCCCAGCCCGAGGACGGGGGCGAGTTCGTGTGCGACGCTGGAGACGACTCAGCCTTCTTCACTGTCACCGTCACAG CCACTCCAGAGAGGATTGTGCATCCGGCGGCCCGCTCCCTGGACCTGCAGTTcggggctccagggcgcgtggagCTGCGCTGCGAGGTGGCCCCGGCTGGGTCCCAGGTGCGCTGGTACAAGGATGGGCTGGAGGTGGAAGCATCAGATGCCCTGCAGCTGGGTGCCAAGGGGCCCACTCGCACCCTGACCCTGCCCCACGCCCAGCCTGAGGACGCCGGGGAGTATGTGTGTGAGACCCGTGATGAAGCCGTCACCTTCAACGTCAGCCTGGCTG AGCCCCCAGTCCAGTTCCTGGCCCCAGAGGCAGCGCCCAGCCCGCTCTGCGTGGCCCCCGGGGAGCCGCTGGTGCTGAGCTGTGAACTGTCTCGGGCTGGTGCCCTCGTCTTCTGGAACCACAACGGGAGGCCGGTGCAGGAGGGTGAGGGCCTGGAGCTCCGAGCCGAGGGCCCCCGCCGTGTCCTCTGCATCCGGGCTGCAGACCCGGTCCACGCAGGCCTCTACACCTGCCAGTCAGGGGCAGCCCCGGGGGCCCCCAGCCTCAGCTTCACCGTCCAAGTGGCTG AGCCCCCAGTGCGGGTGGTGGACCCCGAGGCAGCCCAGACGAGGGTTCGCAGCACCCCAGGTGGGGACCTGGAGCTGGCGGTGCACCTCTCCCGGCCGGGGGGCCCTGTGCGCTGGTACAAGGACGGGGAGCGCCTGGCGAGCCAGGGGCGGGTGCAGCTGGAGCAGGACGGGGCGAGGCAGGTGCTGCGGGTGCAGGGGGCCCGGAGCAGGGACGCCGGGGAGTACCTGTGCGACACGCCCCAGGACAGCCGCATCTTCCTCGTCAGCGTGGAAG AACCACCGCCGGTGAAGCTGGGCTCGGAGCTGACACCACTCACTGTGCACGAGGGTGATGATGCCACGTTCCGGTGTGAAGTCTCCCCACCAGACGCCGACGTCACTTGGCTGCACAATGGGGCCATTGTCACCCCAGGGCCCCAGCTAGAGGTGGCCCAGAATGGGTCAAGCCGCATACTGACCGTGCGAGGCTGCCAGCTCGAGGACGCGGGGACCGTGACTGCCCAAGCAGGGGGCACGTCCACAAGTGCCCGGCTCCATGTTCGAG agACGGAGCTGCTGTTCCTGCGGCGGCTGCAGGACGTGCGGGCAGAGGAAGGCCAGGACGTGTGCCTCGAAGTAGAGACAGGCCGAGTGGGTGCGGCAGGGGCCGTGCGCTGGGTGCGAGGTGGGGCACCCCTACCACCCGACTCCCGCCTGTCCACGGCCCAGGATGGCCACGTCTACCGCCTCTTCATCCACGGCGTTGTACTGGCCGACCAGGGCACCTACGGCTGCGAGAGCCACCACGATCGCACCCTGGCCAGGCTCAGCGTGAAGC CAAGGCAGCTAAGGGTGCTGCGGCCTCTGGAGGACGTGACCGTCATCGAGGGGGGCAGCGCCACCTTCCAGCTGGAGCTGTCCCAGGAGGATGTGACCGGGGAGTGGGCCCGGGGTGGAGTCCGGCTGCAGCCGGGGCCCACGTGCCAAATTCACGCAGAGGGCCACGCTCACTGCCTGGTACTCAGTGGCCTGGGCCTGGCCGACTCGGGCTGCGTCTCCTTCACTGTGGATGCCCTGCGCTGTGCAGCCAGACTCACTGTGAGAG AGGCCCCAGTGACCATTGTGCGGGGGCCACAGGACCTAGAAGTGACCGAGGGTGACACAGCTACTTTCGAGTGTGAACTTTCCCAGGCCTTGGCTGATGTCACCTGGGAGAAG GACGGGCAGCCGCTCACCCCCAGCCCTCGGCTCAGACTCCAGGCCCTAGGCACCCGCCGCCTTCTCCAGCTGCGACGCTGCGGTCCCTTGGACTCCGGGACCTACAGCTGCGTGGTGGGGATGGCCCGAGCCGGGCCCGTCCACCTGGTGGTGCGCG AGCGCAAGGTGTCTGTCCTCTCGGAGCTTCGGTCGGTGAGCGCCCGCGAAGGCGACGGAGCCACGTTCGAGTGCACCGTGTCGGAGGTCGAGACCACCGGGAGCTGGGAGCTCGGAGGCCGCCCGCTGAGACCCGGAGGCCGCGTCCGCATCCGACAGGAAG GGAAGAAACACATTCTGGTGCTGAGCGAGCTGCGCGCGGAGGACTCTGGTGAGGTCCGCTTCCAGGCGGGACCCGCCCAGTCCGTGGCTCAGCTAGAGGTGGAGG CATTGCCTGTCCAGATATGCCGCCGCCCCCCTCGCGAGAAGACAGTTCTGGTCGGCCGCCGGGCGGTGCTGGAGGTGACTGTGTCCCGCTCGGGGGGCCAAGTGTGCTGGTTGCGGGAGGGGGTCGCGCTGTGCCCGGGAGACAAGTACGAGCTGCGCAGTCATGGCCACACCCACAGCCTGGTCATCCATGACGTGCGACCTGAGGACCAGGGCACCTACTGCTGCCAGGCCGGCCAGGACAGCGCTCACACACGGCTGATGGTAGAGG GTAGCTAG
- the OBSL1 gene encoding obscurin-like protein 1 isoform X3, which yields MKAGSGDQGSPPCFLRFPRPVRVVSGAEAELKCVVLGEPPPIVVWEKGGQQLAASERLSFPADGAEHSLLLSGALPTDAGVYVCRARNAAGEAYAAAAVTVLEPPAPEREPQPAERPRPPPGAGEGAPVFLTGPRSQWVLRGAEVVLECQVGGLPAPTLYWEKDGMALDEVWDSSHFSLEPGRAEGRPGASLALRILAARLPDSGVYVCHARNAHGHARAGALLQVQQPPESPPEDPDEAPNPVVEPLKCAPKTFWVNEGKHAKFRCYVMGKPEPEIEWLWEGHPLLPDRRRLMYRDRDGGFVLKVLYCQAKDRGLYVCAARNSAGQTLSAVQLHVKEPRLRFTRPLQDVEGREHGIVVLECKVPNSRIPTAWFREDQRLLPCRKYEQIEEGTVRRLIIHRLKADDDGVYLCEMRGRVRTVANVTVKGPILKRLPRKLDVFEGENAVLLVETREAGVEGRWSRDGEDLPATCQSSSGHMHALVLPGVTREDAGEVTFSLGNSRTTTLLRVKCVKHNPPGPPVLAEMFKGHRNTVLLTWKPPEPAPETPFIYRLERQEVGSEDWIQCFSIEKAGAVEVPGDCVPSEGDYRFRVCTVSEHGRSSHVVFHGSAHLVPTARLVAGLDDVQVYDGEDAVFSLDLSTIIQGTWFLNGEELKSNEPEGQVEPGALRYRVEQKGLQHRLILKAVKHQDSGALVGFSCPGVQDSAALTIQESPVHILSPQDKVSLTFTTSERVVLTCELSRVDFPASWYKDGQKVEESESLVVKMDGCKHRLIMPEAQVQDSGEFECRTEGVSAFFSVSVQDPPVHILDPREHVFVHAITSECVMLTCEVDREEAPVHWYKDGQEVEESDFVVLENEGPHHRLVLPAAQPPDGGEFQCVAGDERAYFTVTITDVSSWIVYPSGKVYVAAVRLERVVLTCELCRPWAEVRWTKDGEEVVESPALLLQKEDTVRRLVLPAVQLEDSGEYLCEIDDESASFTVTVTEPPVRIIYPRDEVTLVAVSLECVVLMCELSREDAPVRWYKDGLEVEESEALVLESDGPRRRLVLPAAQPEDGGEFVCDAGDDSAFFTVTVTATPERIVHPAARSLDLQFGAPGRVELRCEVAPAGSQVRWYKDGLEVEASDALQLGAKGPTRTLTLPHAQPEDAGEYVCETRDEAVTFNVSLAEPPVQFLAPEAAPSPLCVAPGEPLVLSCELSRAGALVFWNHNGRPVQEGEGLELRAEGPRRVLCIRAADPVHAGLYTCQSGAAPGAPSLSFTVQVAEPPVRVVDPEAAQTRVRSTPGGDLELAVHLSRPGGPVRWYKDGERLASQGRVQLEQDGARQVLRVQGARSRDAGEYLCDTPQDSRIFLVSVEEPPPVKLGSELTPLTVHEGDDATFRCEVSPPDADVTWLHNGAIVTPGPQLEVAQNGSSRILTVRGCQLEDAGTVTAQAGGTSTSARLHVRETELLFLRRLQDVRAEEGQDVCLEVETGRVGAAGAVRWVRGGAPLPPDSRLSTAQDGHVYRLFIHGVVLADQGTYGCESHHDRTLARLSVKPRQLRVLRPLEDVTVIEGGSATFQLELSQEDVTGEWARGGVRLQPGPTCQIHAEGHAHCLVLSGLGLADSGCVSFTVDALRCAARLTVREAPVTIVRGPQDLEVTEGDTATFECELSQALADVTWEKDGQPLTPSPRLRLQALGTRRLLQLRRCGPLDSGTYSCVVGMARAGPVHLVVRERKVSVLSELRSVSAREGDGATFECTVSEVETTGSWELGGRPLRPGGRVRIRQEGKKHILVLSELRAEDSGEVRFQAGPAQSVAQLEVEALPVQICRRPPREKTVLVGRRAVLEPGHP from the exons ATGAAGGCGGGCTCGGGGGACCAGGGGAGCCCCCCGTGCTTCCTGCGCTTCCCGCGGCCCGTGCGGGTGGTAAGTGGCGCCGAGGCCGAGCTCAAGTGCGTGGTGCTGGGGGAGCCTCCGCCCATTGTCGTGTGGGAGAAGGGCGGGCAGCAGCTGGCGGCCTCGGAGCGCCTGAGCTTCCCGGCGGACGGCGCCGAGCACAGCCTGCTGCTGAGCGGCGCGCTGCCCACCGACGCGGGGGTCTACGTGTGCCGCGCCCGCAATGCGGCCGGGGAGGCCTACGCGGCGGCCGCCGTCACCGTGCTGGAGCCGCCGGCCCCCGAGCGCGAGCCCCAGCCTGCCGAACGCCCGCGGCCGCCGCCCGGGGCCGGGGAGGGCGCCCCGGTGTTCCTGACGGGGCCCCGGTCCCAGTGGGTGCTGCGGGGGGCGGAGGTGGTGCTGGAGTGCCAGGTGGGGGGCCTCCCCGCGCCAACGCTGTACTGGGAGAAGGACGGGATGGCGCTGGACGAAGTGTGGGACAGTAGCCACTTCTCCCTCGAACCTGGCCGCGCGGAGGGCCGCCCGGGCGCGAGCCTGGCGCTGCGCATCCTGGCGGCGCGGCTGCCCGACTCCGGCGTCTACGTGTGCCACGCCCGCAACGCGCACGGCCACGCGCGGGCCGGCGCGCTGCTGCAGGTGCAACAGCCCCCCGAGAGCCCGCCCGAGGACCCGGACGAGGCCCCCAACCCCGTGGTGGAGCCGCTCAAGTGCGCGCCCAAGACCTTCTGGGTGAACGAGGGCAAGCACGCCAAGTTCCGCTGCTACGTGATGGGCAAGCCCGAGCCCGAGATCGAATGGCTCTGGGAGGGCCACCCGCTGCTCCCTGACCGCCGCCGCCTCATGTACCGCGACCGCGACGGCGGCTTCGTGCTCAAGGTGCTCTACTGCCAGGCCAAGGATCGCGGGCTCTACGTGTGTGCCGCGCGCAACTCGGCGGGCCAGACGCTCAGTGCCGTGCAGCTGCATGTCAAAG AGCCTCGCCTCCGCTTCACGAGGCCCCTGCAGGACGTGGAGGGCCGGGAGCATGGGATTGTGGTGCTGGAGTGTAAAGTCCCCAACTCCCGCATTCCCACGGCCTGGTTCCGCGAGGACCAGCGGCTGCTGCCCTGCCGCAAGTACGAGCAGATAGAGGAGGGCACGGTCCGGCGCCTCATCATCCATAGGCTGAAGGCAGATGACGACGGAGTTTACCTGTGCGAGATGCGCGGCCGGGTGCGCACCGTGGCCAACGTGACGGTCAAAG GGCCCATCCTGAAGCGGCTGCCCCGGAAGCTCGATGTTTTTGAGGGAGAGAACGCGGTGCTGCTGGTGGAGACCCGCGAGGCTGGGGTGGAAGGGCGCTGGAGTCGAGATGGGGAAGACCTGCCAGCCACCTGCCAGAGCAGCTCCGGCCACATGCATGCCCTGGTCCTTCCAGGGGTCACCCGAGAAGATGCTGGCGAGGTCACCTTCAGCCTGGGCAACTCCCGTACCACCACTCTGCTCAGAGTCAAAT GCGTCAAGCACAATCCCCCGGGACCCCCAGTGTTGGCAGAAATGTTCAAGGGCCACAGGAACACGGTCCTGCTGACCTGGAAGCCTCCCGAGCCAGCTCCCGAGACCCCCTTCATCTACCGGCTGGAACGGCAGGAGGTAGGCTCAGAAGACTGGATCCAGTGCTTCAGCATTGAGAAAGCTGGGGCCGTGGAGGTGCCGGGAGACTGTGTGCCCTCCGAGGGCGACTACCGCTTCCGCGTCTGCACCGTCAGCGAACATGGCCGCAGCTCCCATGTTGTGTTCCATGGGTCTGCTCACCTCG TGCCCACAGCACGCCTGGTGGCCGGTCTGGACGACGTGCAGGTGTATGACGGGGAAGATGCCGTCTTCTCCCTCGATCTCTCCACCATCATCCAGGGCACCTGGTTCCTTAATGGGGAAGAGCTCAAGAGTAATGAGCCAGAGGGCCAGGTGGAGCCTGGGGCCCTGCGGTACCGGGTGGAGCAGAAGGGCCTGCAGCACAGACTCATCCTGAAAGCTGTCAAGCACCAGGACAGCGGGGCCCTGGTTGGCTTCAGCTGCCCAGGTGTGCAGGACTCGGCTGCCCTCACCATCCAAG AGAGCCCGGTGCACATCCTGAGCCCCCAGGACAAGGTGTCGTTGACCTTCACGACCTCGGAGCGGGTGGTACTGACCTGTGAGCTCTCCCGGGTGGACTTCCCAGCGAGCTGGTACAAGGACGGGCAGAAGGTGGAGGAGAGCGAGTCGCTGGTGGTGAAGATGGATGGGTGCAAACACCGCCTGATCATGCCTGAGGCCCAGGTCCAGGACAGTGGCGAGTTTGAGTGCAGAACGGAAGGGGTCTCAGCCTTCTTCAGCGTCTCCGTCCAAG ACCCCCCCGTGCACATCCTGGATCCCCGGGAGCACGTGTTTGTGCACGCCATAACCTCCGAGTGCGTCATGCTGACCTGTGAGGTGGACCGGGAGGAAGCCCCCGTGCACTGGTACAAGGACGGGCAGGAGGTGGAAGAGAGCGACTTCGTGGTGCTGGAGAACGAGGGGCCCCATCACCGCCTGGTGCTGCCCGCCGCCCAGCCTCCAGATGGGGGCGAGTTCCAGTGCGTCGCTGGGGACGAGCGCGCCTACTTCACCGTGACCATCACAG ATGTCTCCTCGTGGATCGTGTACCCCAGCGGCAAGGTGTACGTGGCAGCCGTGCGCCTGGAGCGCGTGGTGCTGACCTGCGAGCTCTGCCGGCCCTGGGCCGAGGTGCGCTGGACCAAGGATGGCGAAGAGGTGGTGGAGAGCCCCGCGCTGCTCCTGCAGAAGGAGGACACCGTCCGCCGCCTGGTGCTGCCCGCCGTCCAGCTGGAGGACTCGGGCGAGTACTTGTGTGAAATCGATGACGAGTCTGCCTCTTTCACCGTCACTGTCACAG AACCCCCGGTGCGCATCATATACCCCCGGGACGAGGTGACCTTGGTCGCCGTGAGCTTGGAGTGTGTGGTGCTGATGTGTGAGCTGTCGCGGGAGGACGCCCCCGTGCGCTGGTACAAGGATgggctggaggtggaggagagCGAGGCTCTGGTGCTGGAGAGTGATGGGCCCCGCCGCCGCCTGGTGCTACCTGCTGCCCAGCCCGAGGACGGGGGCGAGTTCGTGTGCGACGCTGGAGACGACTCAGCCTTCTTCACTGTCACCGTCACAG CCACTCCAGAGAGGATTGTGCATCCGGCGGCCCGCTCCCTGGACCTGCAGTTcggggctccagggcgcgtggagCTGCGCTGCGAGGTGGCCCCGGCTGGGTCCCAGGTGCGCTGGTACAAGGATGGGCTGGAGGTGGAAGCATCAGATGCCCTGCAGCTGGGTGCCAAGGGGCCCACTCGCACCCTGACCCTGCCCCACGCCCAGCCTGAGGACGCCGGGGAGTATGTGTGTGAGACCCGTGATGAAGCCGTCACCTTCAACGTCAGCCTGGCTG AGCCCCCAGTCCAGTTCCTGGCCCCAGAGGCAGCGCCCAGCCCGCTCTGCGTGGCCCCCGGGGAGCCGCTGGTGCTGAGCTGTGAACTGTCTCGGGCTGGTGCCCTCGTCTTCTGGAACCACAACGGGAGGCCGGTGCAGGAGGGTGAGGGCCTGGAGCTCCGAGCCGAGGGCCCCCGCCGTGTCCTCTGCATCCGGGCTGCAGACCCGGTCCACGCAGGCCTCTACACCTGCCAGTCAGGGGCAGCCCCGGGGGCCCCCAGCCTCAGCTTCACCGTCCAAGTGGCTG AGCCCCCAGTGCGGGTGGTGGACCCCGAGGCAGCCCAGACGAGGGTTCGCAGCACCCCAGGTGGGGACCTGGAGCTGGCGGTGCACCTCTCCCGGCCGGGGGGCCCTGTGCGCTGGTACAAGGACGGGGAGCGCCTGGCGAGCCAGGGGCGGGTGCAGCTGGAGCAGGACGGGGCGAGGCAGGTGCTGCGGGTGCAGGGGGCCCGGAGCAGGGACGCCGGGGAGTACCTGTGCGACACGCCCCAGGACAGCCGCATCTTCCTCGTCAGCGTGGAAG AACCACCGCCGGTGAAGCTGGGCTCGGAGCTGACACCACTCACTGTGCACGAGGGTGATGATGCCACGTTCCGGTGTGAAGTCTCCCCACCAGACGCCGACGTCACTTGGCTGCACAATGGGGCCATTGTCACCCCAGGGCCCCAGCTAGAGGTGGCCCAGAATGGGTCAAGCCGCATACTGACCGTGCGAGGCTGCCAGCTCGAGGACGCGGGGACCGTGACTGCCCAAGCAGGGGGCACGTCCACAAGTGCCCGGCTCCATGTTCGAG agACGGAGCTGCTGTTCCTGCGGCGGCTGCAGGACGTGCGGGCAGAGGAAGGCCAGGACGTGTGCCTCGAAGTAGAGACAGGCCGAGTGGGTGCGGCAGGGGCCGTGCGCTGGGTGCGAGGTGGGGCACCCCTACCACCCGACTCCCGCCTGTCCACGGCCCAGGATGGCCACGTCTACCGCCTCTTCATCCACGGCGTTGTACTGGCCGACCAGGGCACCTACGGCTGCGAGAGCCACCACGATCGCACCCTGGCCAGGCTCAGCGTGAAGC CAAGGCAGCTAAGGGTGCTGCGGCCTCTGGAGGACGTGACCGTCATCGAGGGGGGCAGCGCCACCTTCCAGCTGGAGCTGTCCCAGGAGGATGTGACCGGGGAGTGGGCCCGGGGTGGAGTCCGGCTGCAGCCGGGGCCCACGTGCCAAATTCACGCAGAGGGCCACGCTCACTGCCTGGTACTCAGTGGCCTGGGCCTGGCCGACTCGGGCTGCGTCTCCTTCACTGTGGATGCCCTGCGCTGTGCAGCCAGACTCACTGTGAGAG AGGCCCCAGTGACCATTGTGCGGGGGCCACAGGACCTAGAAGTGACCGAGGGTGACACAGCTACTTTCGAGTGTGAACTTTCCCAGGCCTTGGCTGATGTCACCTGGGAGAAG GACGGGCAGCCGCTCACCCCCAGCCCTCGGCTCAGACTCCAGGCCCTAGGCACCCGCCGCCTTCTCCAGCTGCGACGCTGCGGTCCCTTGGACTCCGGGACCTACAGCTGCGTGGTGGGGATGGCCCGAGCCGGGCCCGTCCACCTGGTGGTGCGCG AGCGCAAGGTGTCTGTCCTCTCGGAGCTTCGGTCGGTGAGCGCCCGCGAAGGCGACGGAGCCACGTTCGAGTGCACCGTGTCGGAGGTCGAGACCACCGGGAGCTGGGAGCTCGGAGGCCGCCCGCTGAGACCCGGAGGCCGCGTCCGCATCCGACAGGAAG GGAAGAAACACATTCTGGTGCTGAGCGAGCTGCGCGCGGAGGACTCTGGTGAGGTCCGCTTCCAGGCGGGACCCGCCCAGTCCGTGGCTCAGCTAGAGGTGGAGG CATTGCCTGTCCAGATATGCCGCCGCCCCCCTCGCGAGAAGACAGTTCTGGTCGGCCGCCGGGCGGTGCTGGAG CCTGGTCATCCATGA